In Zingiber officinale cultivar Zhangliang chromosome 6A, Zo_v1.1, whole genome shotgun sequence, a single genomic region encodes these proteins:
- the LOC121996146 gene encoding filament-like plant protein isoform X1, with product MNFQMTRSETESSTSVQVDGIPESLTERLYVALESVSAKEELVKQHAKVAEEALSGWEKSKKEVISIKQQLKAAIQKNTSLEERLGHVDDALKECVRQLRQSREAQEERTQAAIIKKVSEWESQKSQLETCLTELQAQLEAKTKSCTLLKHELCSKIEILEKENASLKSELVSLNEDFHTRTLDMELSIRAAETASKQHLESIKKMRKLEVECRSLRSRTHKSSLVNDSKLICNSLYGESLTDSQSDSAERLFSLDNDFSIPDSWASALITELDQFKNEKKTTKNLNSPVEIDLMDDFLEMERFAALTEADYGSSSLEREADLDVGNLRQILPSNVNSMLQQIAMLEAKIDKMAIEKEVLETTLAETNNQLEISYDELVVVKNELTELHGQLSWASGEKNTLEVKLEILEANRKNMELEHEAAYKEIMDLKHRVELLEGEVEVEKPLIAKFSSGCKNAEAVDLEEKKNELENKYACWVSTMSDKKMNLLEEAEEVKIMSDRCAYKCQKMDIFEPKKEELNYLVKLDTIGSPNLHDRFDLTEGKSEKAFCAQLAANRPIRKAIDAKADLPYQEVEEDTSLSGECKSDTKFSEAKKIELVVQLELEHMEIRNLQDKVLILEKQMEKEKALTAEFASRCLTLEEQLSHKKQADLQQFRNSNEPPTIRQQENEIAQAAGRLAECQRTMAALNLQLKSLATLEDFLPEAKTPESNGEVMEELNGEPKILDFSSPLEQIGGQSVLCSGTQDLSLSQSSFPHR from the exons ATGAACTTCCAGATGACCCGTAGCGAGACGGAGAGCTCTACATCG GTACAAGTGGATGGAATTCCTGAGAGTCTCACTGAGAGGCTATATGTTGCTCTTGAGAGTGTATCTGCTAAAGAGGAATTGGTCAAGCAGCATGCAAAAGTTGCTGAAGAAGCCCTTTCcg GGTGGGAGAAGTCAAAAAAGGAGGTAATCTCTATAAAGCAGCAACTCAAAGCTGCAATACAGAAGAACACCTCCCTTGAGGAAAGACTTGGCCATGTTGATGATGCCCTCAAAGAATGTGTCAGGCAACTTCGACAATCAAGAGAAGCACAAGAGGAGAGAACCCAGGCTGCCATCATCAAGAAAGTCTCTGAGTGGGAGTCTCAGAAATCTCAACTTGAAACCTGTCTAACTGAACTCCAAGCCCAGCTGGAAGCTAAAACCAAAAGTTGCACCTTACTCAAACATGAGCTTTGCTCGAAAATTGAGAttctagaaaaggaaaatgccTCGTTGAAAAGTGAATTAGTGTCTTTAAATGAGGATTTCCATACCCGAACACTAGATATGGAACTCAGTATCAGAGCTGCAGAAACTGCTAGTAAACAGCATTTGGAAAGCATTAAGAAGATGAGAAAGCTTGAAGTTGAGTGCCGAAGCTTACGTTCTAGAACACATAAATCATCATTGGTTAATGATTCAAAACTCATTTGCAATTCGTTGTATGGTGAGTCTCTTACAGACAGCCAGTCTGATAGTGCTGAAAGGTTGTTTAGTCTGGACAATGACTTCAGCATTCCAGATTCATGGGCGTCTGCTTTAATCACTGAGCTTGATCAGttcaaaaatgaaaagaaaactaCCAAAAATCTTAATAGCCCTGTAGAAATTGACCTGATGGATGACTTCCTTGAGATGGAGAGGTTCGCTGCACTAACAGAAGCTGACTATGGAAGTTCTTCTTTGGAGCGCGAAGCTGATTTGGATGTTGGTAATCTTAGACAGATATTACCTAGTAATGTCAACAGTATGCTTCAGCAGATAGCGATGCTGGAAGCGAAGATTGACAAAATGGCAATTGAAAAAGAAGTATTGGAGACAACTTTAGCCGAAACCAACAACCAACTGGAGATTTCTTACGATGAGCTTGTAGTAGTCAAAAATGAATTGACTGAATTGCATGGGCAACTCAGTTGGGCCAGTGGTGAAAAGAACACTCTAGAGGTAAAACTTGAAATATTAGAGGCAAATAGAAAGAACATGGAACTTGAGCATGAGGCTGCATACAAGGAAATTAtggatctaaaacatagagtagAACTATTGGAGGGAGAAGTTGAGGTAGAGAAGCCATTAATTGCAAAATTTAGCAGTGGATGTAAGAATGCTGAGGCAGTAgacttggaagagaagaaaaatgaacTTGAAAACAAATATGCATGCTGGGTAAGTACCATGTCAGACAAGAAGATGAACTTGTTAGAGGAAGCTGAAGAAGTGAAGATAATGTCCGACAGATGTGCATATAAATGCCAGAAAATGGATATCTTTGAACCAAAGAAAGAGGAATTAAACTATCTGGTTAAATTAGATACAATTGGATCTCCAAATCTTCATGATAGGTTTGATCTAACTGAAGGGAAATCTGAAAAGGCGTTTTGTGCACAGCTTGCAGCAAATCGTCCAATTAGGAAAGCCATTGATGCAAAGGCAGATTTACCATACCAAGAAGTTGAAGAGGATACATCATTGTCTGGAGAATGCAAGTCTGATACAAAATTTTCAGAGGCCAAGAAAATAGAACTTGTAGTGCAACTCGAATTAGAACACATGGAAATACGGAATCTACAAGATAAGGTGCTTATTCTGGAAAAACAAATGGAGAAAGAGAAGGCATTGACTGCAGAATTTGCATCAAGGTGTCTTACACTGGAAGAACAATTATCTCACAAAAAGCAAGCTGATTTGCAGCAGTTCAGAAACTCAAATGAACCACCAACAATCAGACAA CAGGAAAATGAGATTGCTCAGGCTGCTGGAAGGCTTGCAGAGTGCCAGAGGACCATGGCTGCCCTTAACTTGCAGCTCAAATCATTAGCCACTTTGGAGGATTTCTTGCCTGAGGCAAAGACACCAGAATCAAATGGTGAGGTAATGGAAGAACTTAATGGGGAGCCCAAGATATTAGATTTTAGCAGCCCCCTAGAACAAATAGGTGGTCAGTCGGTTCTTTGCAGTGGCACACAGGATTTATCATTGTCGCAGAGTTCATTCCCCCACAGGTGA
- the LOC121996146 gene encoding filament-like plant protein isoform X2 produces the protein MNFQMTRSETESSTSVQVDGIPESLTERLYVALESVSAKEELVKQHAKVAEEALSGWEKSKKEVISIKQQLKAAIQKNTSLEERLGHVDDALKECVRQLRQSREAQEERTQAAIIKKVSEWESQKSQLETCLTELQAQLEAKTKSCTLLKHELCSKIEILEKENASLKSELVSLNEDFHTRTLDMELSIRAAETASKQHLESIKKMRKLEVECRSLRSRTHKSSLVNDSKLICNSLYGESLTDSQSDSAERLFSLDNDFSIPDSWASALITELDQFKNEKKTTKNLNSPVEIDLMDDFLEMERFAALTEADYGSSSLEREADLDVGNLRQILPSNVNSMLQQIAMLEAKIDKMAIEKEVLETTLAETNNQLEISYDELVVVKNELTELHGQLSWASGEKNTLEVKLEILEANRKNMELEHEAAYKEIMDLKHRVELLEGEVEVEKPLIAKFSSGCKNAEAVDLEEKKNELENKYACWVSTMSDKKMNLLEEAEEVKIMSDRCAYKCQKMDIFEPKKEELNYLVKLDTIGSPNLHDRFDLTEGKSEKAFCAQLAANRPIRKAIDAKADLPYQEVEEDTSLSGECKSDTKFSEAKKIELVVQLELEHMEIRNLQDKVLILEKQMEKEKALTAEFASRCLTLEEQLSHKKQADLQQFRNSNEPPTIRQENEIAQAAGRLAECQRTMAALNLQLKSLATLEDFLPEAKTPESNGEVMEELNGEPKILDFSSPLEQIGGQSVLCSGTQDLSLSQSSFPHR, from the exons ATGAACTTCCAGATGACCCGTAGCGAGACGGAGAGCTCTACATCG GTACAAGTGGATGGAATTCCTGAGAGTCTCACTGAGAGGCTATATGTTGCTCTTGAGAGTGTATCTGCTAAAGAGGAATTGGTCAAGCAGCATGCAAAAGTTGCTGAAGAAGCCCTTTCcg GGTGGGAGAAGTCAAAAAAGGAGGTAATCTCTATAAAGCAGCAACTCAAAGCTGCAATACAGAAGAACACCTCCCTTGAGGAAAGACTTGGCCATGTTGATGATGCCCTCAAAGAATGTGTCAGGCAACTTCGACAATCAAGAGAAGCACAAGAGGAGAGAACCCAGGCTGCCATCATCAAGAAAGTCTCTGAGTGGGAGTCTCAGAAATCTCAACTTGAAACCTGTCTAACTGAACTCCAAGCCCAGCTGGAAGCTAAAACCAAAAGTTGCACCTTACTCAAACATGAGCTTTGCTCGAAAATTGAGAttctagaaaaggaaaatgccTCGTTGAAAAGTGAATTAGTGTCTTTAAATGAGGATTTCCATACCCGAACACTAGATATGGAACTCAGTATCAGAGCTGCAGAAACTGCTAGTAAACAGCATTTGGAAAGCATTAAGAAGATGAGAAAGCTTGAAGTTGAGTGCCGAAGCTTACGTTCTAGAACACATAAATCATCATTGGTTAATGATTCAAAACTCATTTGCAATTCGTTGTATGGTGAGTCTCTTACAGACAGCCAGTCTGATAGTGCTGAAAGGTTGTTTAGTCTGGACAATGACTTCAGCATTCCAGATTCATGGGCGTCTGCTTTAATCACTGAGCTTGATCAGttcaaaaatgaaaagaaaactaCCAAAAATCTTAATAGCCCTGTAGAAATTGACCTGATGGATGACTTCCTTGAGATGGAGAGGTTCGCTGCACTAACAGAAGCTGACTATGGAAGTTCTTCTTTGGAGCGCGAAGCTGATTTGGATGTTGGTAATCTTAGACAGATATTACCTAGTAATGTCAACAGTATGCTTCAGCAGATAGCGATGCTGGAAGCGAAGATTGACAAAATGGCAATTGAAAAAGAAGTATTGGAGACAACTTTAGCCGAAACCAACAACCAACTGGAGATTTCTTACGATGAGCTTGTAGTAGTCAAAAATGAATTGACTGAATTGCATGGGCAACTCAGTTGGGCCAGTGGTGAAAAGAACACTCTAGAGGTAAAACTTGAAATATTAGAGGCAAATAGAAAGAACATGGAACTTGAGCATGAGGCTGCATACAAGGAAATTAtggatctaaaacatagagtagAACTATTGGAGGGAGAAGTTGAGGTAGAGAAGCCATTAATTGCAAAATTTAGCAGTGGATGTAAGAATGCTGAGGCAGTAgacttggaagagaagaaaaatgaacTTGAAAACAAATATGCATGCTGGGTAAGTACCATGTCAGACAAGAAGATGAACTTGTTAGAGGAAGCTGAAGAAGTGAAGATAATGTCCGACAGATGTGCATATAAATGCCAGAAAATGGATATCTTTGAACCAAAGAAAGAGGAATTAAACTATCTGGTTAAATTAGATACAATTGGATCTCCAAATCTTCATGATAGGTTTGATCTAACTGAAGGGAAATCTGAAAAGGCGTTTTGTGCACAGCTTGCAGCAAATCGTCCAATTAGGAAAGCCATTGATGCAAAGGCAGATTTACCATACCAAGAAGTTGAAGAGGATACATCATTGTCTGGAGAATGCAAGTCTGATACAAAATTTTCAGAGGCCAAGAAAATAGAACTTGTAGTGCAACTCGAATTAGAACACATGGAAATACGGAATCTACAAGATAAGGTGCTTATTCTGGAAAAACAAATGGAGAAAGAGAAGGCATTGACTGCAGAATTTGCATCAAGGTGTCTTACACTGGAAGAACAATTATCTCACAAAAAGCAAGCTGATTTGCAGCAGTTCAGAAACTCAAATGAACCACCAACAATCAGACAA GAAAATGAGATTGCTCAGGCTGCTGGAAGGCTTGCAGAGTGCCAGAGGACCATGGCTGCCCTTAACTTGCAGCTCAAATCATTAGCCACTTTGGAGGATTTCTTGCCTGAGGCAAAGACACCAGAATCAAATGGTGAGGTAATGGAAGAACTTAATGGGGAGCCCAAGATATTAGATTTTAGCAGCCCCCTAGAACAAATAGGTGGTCAGTCGGTTCTTTGCAGTGGCACACAGGATTTATCATTGTCGCAGAGTTCATTCCCCCACAGGTGA